A single Brassica rapa cultivar Chiifu-401-42 chromosome A04, CAAS_Brap_v3.01, whole genome shotgun sequence DNA region contains:
- the LOC103864448 gene encoding uncharacterized protein LOC103864448 yields the protein MEVRHGALSTANESYVIASAISSLSSCQINATHHHQLHAWQA from the coding sequence ATGGAAGTGAGACATGGAGCGTTGTCGACTGCTAATGAGAGTTATGTCATAGCTTCTGCCATTTCATCACTCTCGTCTTGTCAAATCAACGCCactcatcatcatcaactcCATGCATGGCAGGCATAA